One genomic region from Halococcus qingdaonensis encodes:
- the menD gene encoding 2-succinyl-5-enolpyruvyl-6-hydroxy-3-cyclohexene-1-carboxylic-acid synthase encodes MNRDSRWPNRNTLWAEVFVSELVAQGVSTVCIAPGSRSTPLTVAFAEHPAIEVLSHLDERSMSFLALGRAKRTGELVPVLSTSGTATANFHPAVIEANQARVPLLVLTADRPPELRDSGANQTIDQQKLYGSAVRWYHELPEPEANGRKLRSLRVTVAHALAASTGTPPGPVHLNVPFRKPLEPTPVSGDVPDDIADTEPLGATGRDGPFVHTTQGRPVLDDATVDRVADALATDRGLIVAGPSTSLDASAIAALAEATGFPICADPLSGLRFGPHRTDALVCGGYDSYLDADAWPTLEIVIRVGASPTSKVLRQYLRRSVRESDTRQFVVDPAGEWREATFVASDLLVADPNRLARTLAECVETSASDEWRERFAAAERRYWRLVDEANSEQFFEGTALRDVFADAPDPATVFLSNSMPVRDADRFGAPRDAGLTVLGNRGASGIDGILSSGLGAGSATDEPLVVVIGDVAYYHDMNGLLALSRCDVDATIVLLDNDGGGIFQLLPIAEFDSVFEQFATPHGLDFAPTGELYGFEFVHADNRESFRDAYRASLDSAGTQVIELSFDAERSHRYRDDVQKRVLDEFNE; translated from the coding sequence ATGAATCGGGACTCGCGCTGGCCGAACCGGAACACGCTCTGGGCGGAGGTCTTCGTTTCCGAACTCGTCGCACAGGGCGTCTCGACGGTCTGTATCGCGCCAGGGAGCCGCTCGACACCGCTGACGGTCGCTTTCGCCGAGCATCCGGCGATCGAGGTTCTCTCCCATCTCGACGAACGCTCGATGAGCTTCCTCGCGCTCGGACGCGCCAAACGTACTGGGGAACTCGTCCCCGTGCTCTCGACGTCCGGCACCGCGACCGCGAACTTCCATCCCGCCGTCATCGAGGCGAACCAGGCACGCGTCCCGCTCCTGGTGCTGACCGCTGACCGCCCGCCCGAACTGCGCGACAGCGGCGCGAATCAGACGATCGATCAGCAGAAGCTGTACGGGTCGGCGGTCCGCTGGTATCACGAGCTGCCCGAACCCGAGGCGAACGGTCGCAAACTCCGCTCGCTGCGGGTGACGGTCGCCCACGCGCTCGCCGCCAGCACCGGCACGCCGCCCGGGCCCGTCCATCTGAACGTTCCGTTTCGCAAACCGCTCGAACCAACTCCCGTATCGGGCGACGTGCCCGACGACATCGCCGATACGGAGCCACTCGGCGCGACGGGACGCGACGGGCCGTTCGTCCACACCACCCAGGGTCGTCCCGTGCTCGACGATGCCACCGTCGATCGGGTTGCCGACGCGCTCGCGACCGACCGTGGCCTCATCGTCGCCGGCCCGAGCACGTCCCTCGACGCGTCGGCGATCGCTGCTCTGGCCGAGGCGACCGGCTTCCCGATCTGTGCCGACCCGCTATCTGGACTACGCTTCGGCCCGCACCGAACTGACGCCCTCGTCTGTGGCGGTTACGACTCATACCTCGATGCGGACGCGTGGCCCACACTGGAGATCGTGATCCGCGTGGGCGCATCGCCGACCTCGAAGGTTCTCAGACAGTATCTCCGCCGTTCGGTCCGCGAGTCGGATACCCGCCAGTTCGTCGTCGATCCCGCTGGCGAGTGGCGCGAGGCGACGTTCGTGGCGAGCGACCTGCTCGTTGCCGACCCGAACCGGCTCGCGCGCACACTCGCCGAGTGCGTCGAGACGAGCGCGAGCGACGAATGGCGCGAACGCTTCGCTGCGGCCGAACGACGCTACTGGCGACTCGTGGACGAAGCGAATAGTGAACAGTTCTTCGAGGGCACAGCTCTGAGAGACGTCTTCGCCGACGCCCCCGATCCCGCGACGGTGTTCCTATCGAACTCGATGCCCGTCCGTGACGCCGATCGCTTCGGCGCACCGCGCGACGCCGGGCTCACGGTGCTCGGTAATCGCGGCGCGAGCGGTATCGACGGCATTCTCTCCTCGGGGCTGGGTGCCGGCAGTGCGACCGACGAGCCACTCGTCGTCGTCATCGGCGACGTGGCCTACTACCACGACATGAACGGCCTGCTCGCGCTCTCGCGCTGCGATGTCGACGCCACGATCGTCCTTCTCGACAACGACGGCGGCGGCATCTTCCAGCTGCTGCCGATCGCCGAGTTCGATTCGGTGTTCGAACAGTTCGCCACTCCTCATGGACTCGATTTCGCGCCTACGGGCGAGCTGTACGGGTTCGAGTTCGTCCATGCCGACAACCGAGAATCGTTTCGGGACGCCTACCGAGCATCGCTCGACAGCGCCGGCACGCAGGTCATCGAACTCTCGTTCGACGCCGAACGGAGCCACCGCTACCGTGACGACGTACAGAAACGCGTTCTCGACGAGTTCAACGAGTAA
- a CDS encoding ABC transporter permease: protein MSDLINLLAETWAYLLANSARFFELLREHLTLVFVSEALAIIVAVPLGIAATRNDQVNSIVSGFGNVAQTVPTLAVIALAFPILGLGFLPSVVGLFAYSLLPILTNTIAGIESVSDSTVDAARGMGMTDWEILRKVRLPLALPVIFAGIRTSVVLNVGSAYLAFFIGGGGLGVWVIGGIKLFSTTQLLAGAIPGALLAITLDGLLGLAQRRLGTETASDRTAAAA from the coding sequence ATGAGCGATCTCATCAACCTGCTCGCGGAGACGTGGGCGTATCTGCTGGCGAACTCGGCTCGGTTCTTCGAGCTGCTGCGCGAGCATCTCACGCTCGTGTTCGTCTCGGAGGCACTCGCGATCATCGTCGCCGTCCCCCTGGGGATCGCCGCGACGCGCAACGATCAAGTGAATTCGATCGTCTCCGGGTTCGGCAACGTCGCTCAGACGGTGCCGACGCTCGCGGTCATCGCGCTCGCCTTCCCGATACTCGGGCTGGGCTTTCTCCCCTCGGTCGTCGGCCTGTTCGCCTACTCGCTGCTGCCGATCCTGACGAACACGATCGCGGGCATCGAGAGCGTCAGCGACAGCACCGTCGACGCCGCCCGCGGGATGGGGATGACCGACTGGGAGATCCTCCGGAAGGTCCGCCTGCCGCTCGCCCTCCCCGTGATCTTCGCCGGCATCCGCACGAGCGTCGTGCTCAATGTCGGCTCGGCCTATCTCGCCTTCTTCATCGGCGGTGGCGGGCTCGGCGTCTGGGTCATCGGCGGCATCAAACTGTTCAGCACCACGCAGCTGCTCGCGGGCGCGATCCCGGGGGCACTGCTGGCGATCACGCTCGACGGACTGCTCGGGCTGGCCCAGCGGCGACTCGGCACCGAGACGGCAAGCGACCGGACCGCCGCGGCGGCCTGA
- a CDS encoding ABC transporter ATP-binding protein, with product MIEFDNVHKQYSDGTQAVNGLSFEVEEGTTTVLVGPSGCGKTTTMQLVNRLEEPTEGTVYYDGTDIQELPATELRRQIGYVIQDIGLFDHMTIAENVATVPELKGWDDDHTDERVDELLDLMGLPPEEYRDSYPGELSGGQQQRVGVARALAAGPDVMLMDEPFGALDPITRENLQDEFLDIQEEIDTTIIFVTHDINEALKMGDKIAMMNDGELVQYDTPSAMLEAPATKFVEDFIGPDRTLKQLRVLQVSEIMRTDVPDEHRDVVDAFDPADTVMADGGELIPVTPSDSAQVALSRCIQAGVRALPVVEDATVVGVVTEEDIRGYHADEIEAASE from the coding sequence ATGATCGAGTTCGACAACGTTCACAAACAGTACAGCGACGGTACACAGGCGGTCAACGGCCTCAGCTTCGAGGTCGAGGAAGGGACGACCACGGTCCTCGTCGGTCCCTCCGGCTGCGGGAAGACGACGACGATGCAGCTGGTCAATCGCCTCGAAGAGCCGACCGAGGGGACGGTCTACTACGACGGGACCGACATCCAGGAGCTACCGGCGACGGAGCTCCGCCGGCAGATCGGCTACGTCATCCAGGACATCGGGCTGTTCGACCACATGACGATCGCCGAAAACGTCGCCACGGTGCCCGAGCTCAAGGGCTGGGACGACGACCACACCGACGAGCGGGTCGACGAACTGCTCGATCTGATGGGGCTCCCGCCCGAGGAGTATCGGGACAGCTATCCGGGCGAGCTCTCGGGCGGCCAACAGCAGCGCGTCGGTGTCGCCCGCGCACTCGCGGCCGGGCCCGACGTCATGTTGATGGACGAGCCGTTCGGCGCGCTCGACCCCATCACTCGCGAGAACCTCCAGGACGAGTTCCTCGACATCCAGGAGGAGATCGACACCACGATCATCTTCGTTACCCACGACATCAACGAGGCGCTGAAGATGGGCGACAAGATCGCCATGATGAACGACGGCGAGCTCGTCCAGTACGACACGCCGTCGGCGATGCTCGAAGCGCCGGCGACGAAGTTCGTCGAGGACTTCATCGGGCCGGATCGCACGCTGAAACAGCTGCGCGTGCTCCAGGTCAGCGAGATCATGCGAACGGACGTGCCCGACGAACACCGGGACGTCGTCGATGCGTTCGACCCCGCCGACACCGTGATGGCCGACGGCGGCGAGCTCATCCCGGTCACGCCGAGCGATAGCGCACAGGTCGCGCTCTCGCGGTGTATCCAGGCCGGCGTGCGGGCGCTCCCGGTCGTCGAGGACGCCACGGTCGTCGGCGTCGTCACCGAGGAGGACATCAGAGGCTATCACGCCGACGAGATCGAGGCGGCGAGCGAATGA
- a CDS encoding ABC transporter permease, with translation MSGVVSFFDSLVQFTADNSDRLLRLFGEHIILAVETLVIALPIAIVLGIAISYNERAATVVLWIASILLTIPSIAFFGMLVPILGIGTPPVIVALVAYSQLPVIRNTYLGVTGVDPAAIEAGTGLGMNRFERLWRVRLPVALPVVMAGVRNAVVLLVGLAAIGAFIGGPGLGFFIFYGINQGNTAMIVVATVLVSVLALAFDYLFAVTERGLRLRNGEDLEPTYTTRLLDAIRTQLQ, from the coding sequence ATGAGCGGCGTCGTTTCGTTTTTCGATTCGCTCGTCCAGTTCACGGCCGACAACAGTGACCGTCTGTTGCGGCTGTTCGGCGAGCACATCATCCTCGCGGTCGAGACGCTGGTGATCGCGTTGCCGATTGCCATCGTACTCGGGATCGCCATCAGCTACAACGAGCGCGCGGCGACGGTCGTGCTCTGGATCGCCAGCATACTGCTCACGATCCCCTCGATCGCTTTCTTCGGGATGCTCGTCCCCATCTTGGGTATCGGGACGCCGCCGGTGATCGTCGCGTTAGTGGCGTACTCACAGCTGCCAGTCATCAGAAACACCTACCTCGGCGTCACGGGGGTCGACCCCGCTGCCATCGAGGCCGGCACGGGTCTCGGGATGAACCGGTTCGAACGTCTCTGGCGCGTTCGCCTGCCCGTGGCGCTCCCGGTCGTGATGGCCGGGGTGAGAAACGCCGTCGTCCTGCTGGTGGGGCTTGCAGCCATCGGCGCGTTCATCGGCGGCCCCGGGCTCGGCTTTTTCATCTTCTACGGCATCAATCAGGGCAACACGGCGATGATCGTCGTCGCTACGGTGTTGGTCTCGGTGCTGGCGCTGGCCTTCGACTACCTGTTTGCCGTGACCGAACGTGGTCTCCGCCTGCGTAACGGCGAGGACCTCGAACCGACCTACACGACACGACTGCTCGACGCAATCCGCACACAACTCCAATGA
- a CDS encoding glycine betaine ABC transporter substrate-binding protein, with product MTTRRDFLKYGGATAATAGMGATAGCTAVLGANTDAVTVSSQRFPEGVLLSYMAIESLRKNTDLSVIDETSLGGDPMNFRAVRSDETDLFWLYTGTAWALFPPKRDKIISKPEKLFRKVKQSMQRNYGLTMLNPAPFNNTYALIAEPEWIEKTGVKTISDFAKYVKNNQLSAPVVLGISFSQRDDGWPGMIKRYGFEKAASNLNTRTASSSLTYQIIDSTRAVIGMGFTTNPQLRQYNLKVLEDDKSFFPTYNPAPITNDIVEEKPQIREPLNAIGPTLTYEKIVDLNKKVQIEKQDPQKVARQYLRSEGLI from the coding sequence GTGACCACACGACGCGACTTTCTCAAATACGGCGGCGCGACGGCCGCGACGGCCGGCATGGGCGCGACCGCAGGCTGTACGGCCGTTCTCGGTGCCAACACCGACGCCGTGACGGTGAGTTCACAGCGGTTCCCGGAGGGGGTCCTGTTGAGCTACATGGCCATCGAATCCCTTCGCAAAAACACCGATCTGTCCGTGATCGACGAGACCTCCCTCGGTGGTGACCCGATGAACTTCCGGGCAGTCAGAAGCGACGAGACCGATCTGTTCTGGCTGTACACCGGGACGGCGTGGGCGCTCTTCCCGCCCAAACGGGACAAGATCATCTCGAAACCGGAGAAACTCTTTCGGAAGGTCAAGCAGTCGATGCAGCGCAACTACGGACTGACGATGCTGAATCCGGCCCCGTTCAACAACACCTACGCCCTCATCGCCGAACCGGAATGGATAGAGAAAACGGGGGTAAAAACCATCAGCGACTTCGCAAAATACGTCAAGAACAACCAACTGAGCGCGCCGGTCGTGCTCGGTATTTCGTTCTCCCAACGAGACGATGGTTGGCCGGGAATGATCAAACGGTACGGGTTCGAGAAGGCCGCCTCGAATCTCAACACTCGTACCGCCAGTTCGTCGCTCACCTACCAGATAATCGATAGCACACGGGCTGTTATCGGGATGGGGTTCACCACCAACCCGCAGCTCCGCCAGTACAACCTGAAGGTACTTGAAGACGACAAGAGCTTCTTCCCGACATACAATCCGGCACCGATCACCAACGACATCGTCGAAGAGAAACCCCAGATCCGTGAACCGCTGAACGCCATCGGGCCGACGCTGACCTACGAGAAGATCGTTGACCTCAACAAGAAGGTGCAGATCGAAAAGCAAGACCCCCAGAAGGTCGCGCGGCAGTACCTTCGCTCGGAGGGGTTGATATGA
- a CDS encoding 1,4-dihydroxy-2-naphthoyl-CoA synthase, whose product MVSALFDPDRWRSIDRFDFTDITYHRATESGAVRIAFDRPAVRNAFRPKTVDELATALDHAKRQTDVGCVLLTGNGPSPKDDGWAFCSGGDQSVRGGSGYEYDGSEGDSENTGRLHILEVQRAIRHLPKPVVAVVPGWAVGGGHSLHVVCDLTIASREHAKFLQTDPDVASFDGGFGSAYLAKQIGQKKAREVFFLGKTYDADEAAEMGMVNEAVPHDELEATALDWADRINGKSPTAIRMLKYGFNATDDGMVGQQVFAGEATRLAYMTDEAREGREAFMDGRDPEFEDVPWYY is encoded by the coding sequence ATGGTTTCGGCACTGTTCGACCCCGACCGCTGGCGATCGATCGATCGGTTCGACTTCACGGATATCACCTACCACCGGGCCACCGAGTCGGGGGCCGTGCGCATCGCCTTCGATCGCCCCGCGGTACGCAACGCCTTCCGCCCCAAAACCGTCGACGAGCTCGCGACGGCGCTCGACCACGCCAAACGCCAGACCGACGTCGGCTGCGTGCTGCTGACCGGCAACGGTCCCTCGCCGAAGGACGACGGCTGGGCCTTCTGCTCGGGCGGCGATCAATCGGTCCGTGGCGGCTCCGGCTACGAATACGACGGGAGCGAGGGCGACAGCGAGAACACCGGCCGGCTCCACATCCTCGAAGTCCAGCGCGCGATCCGCCACCTCCCGAAACCCGTCGTCGCGGTCGTCCCCGGCTGGGCGGTCGGCGGCGGCCACTCCCTCCACGTCGTCTGCGATCTCACCATCGCCAGCCGGGAGCACGCGAAATTCCTCCAGACTGACCCCGACGTCGCGAGCTTCGACGGTGGCTTCGGCTCCGCCTATCTCGCCAAACAGATCGGCCAGAAGAAAGCCCGCGAAGTGTTCTTCCTCGGGAAAACTTACGACGCCGACGAAGCCGCCGAGATGGGCATGGTCAACGAGGCAGTCCCGCACGACGAGCTCGAAGCCACGGCTCTGGACTGGGCCGACCGGATCAACGGCAAATCACCGACCGCCATCCGCATGCTCAAATACGGCTTCAACGCCACCGACGACGGCATGGTCGGCCAGCAGGTCTTCGCCGGCGAAGCCACTCGCCTGGCCTACATGACCGACGAAGCGCGAGAGGGCCGGGAGGCGTTCATGGACGGTCGCGATCCCGAGTTCGAGGACGTTCCCTGGTATTACTAG
- a CDS encoding GNAT family N-acetyltransferase, which yields MSTGIHIRQARREDYEAVVEFTRGTWANREASDYIPDVYHEWVASDGDRQRTFVADAGDDIAGICQGVLLSGHEAWAQGMRVNPDYRGAGLSTKLNDALFAWAREHGAAVCRNMVFSWNVAGLGGSRAAGFDPRTEFRWAHPEPKSESNRSRRGSDYDVIDAPDDAWGYWQRSAARDALDGLVLDGNESWAVSELTRERLRRAADETQVFAVQEADGTRGMAHRVRDYEREQDGEREHWAEYGVGAWDDLDAARALFDAISADAAELDADRTRVLIPETSRHVSDAAAARVGVSGEPDFVLEADLS from the coding sequence GTGAGTACGGGCATCCACATCCGACAGGCTCGCCGAGAGGATTACGAGGCGGTCGTGGAGTTCACCCGCGGGACGTGGGCCAATCGCGAGGCGAGCGATTACATCCCGGACGTCTATCACGAGTGGGTCGCGAGCGACGGCGATCGCCAGCGGACGTTCGTCGCCGACGCCGGCGACGACATCGCGGGCATCTGTCAGGGCGTGCTGCTCTCCGGGCACGAGGCGTGGGCCCAGGGGATGCGCGTCAACCCCGACTACCGCGGGGCGGGTCTCAGCACGAAACTGAACGACGCGCTGTTCGCGTGGGCGCGCGAGCACGGAGCAGCCGTTTGTCGGAATATGGTCTTCTCGTGGAACGTGGCCGGACTGGGCGGGTCGCGCGCCGCTGGGTTCGATCCACGGACAGAGTTCCGCTGGGCGCATCCTGAGCCCAAATCCGAGTCGAATCGTAGTAGAAGGGGGTCGGACTACGACGTGATCGACGCGCCCGACGATGCCTGGGGCTACTGGCAGCGCTCGGCGGCACGCGACGCTCTGGACGGACTCGTTCTCGACGGGAACGAGTCGTGGGCCGTCTCGGAACTCACCCGCGAGCGCCTGCGCCGGGCGGCCGACGAAACGCAGGTGTTCGCCGTCCAGGAAGCGGATGGCACCCGGGGGATGGCCCATCGGGTGCGCGACTACGAGCGCGAGCAGGACGGCGAACGCGAACACTGGGCCGAGTACGGTGTCGGCGCGTGGGATGATCTCGATGCCGCTCGCGCCCTGTTCGACGCGATCAGCGCCGATGCCGCCGAACTGGATGCCGACCGCACGCGAGTGTTGATCCCCGAGACGTCGCGGCACGTCTCGGACGCCGCGGCCGCCCGCGTCGGGGTGAGTGGCGAGCCTGATTTCGTACTCGAAGCTGATCTCTCCTGA
- the gatD gene encoding Glu-tRNA(Gln) amidotransferase subunit GatD: protein MNPGDRVRLTREGRTHEGVLMPATTAERAVLKLDGGYNVGIDREGSEIEVVEVGVHDVGGADASESSEVALDEELPTIALVSTGGTIASTVDYRTGAVTARFDAEDVLQAVPDLAGRANYRGRVVANILSENMTPDVWQELAQAVHEEIEAGADGVVVMHGTDTMQFSASALAFMLDTPVPVVFTGSQRSADRPSSDNVMNAVCAVEAAKSDCAEVMVCMHASDSDDRCALHRGTRVRKNHTSRRDAFETIDGTPLGHVDYEADEVSVYEEYRERGTVDLAIASALETDVELVKFTPGTSERFLDVVEGSAGLVLEGTGLGHVHTDWIPRIEELIDGGTTVVMTSQCLSGRVCDRVYDTGRDLLDAGVVEAEDTLSGTAKVKLMWALANEDDVAGAMSTSLAGECTERSVPAESLADGGRVQ from the coding sequence ATGAATCCGGGCGATCGCGTCCGTCTCACGCGCGAGGGACGGACCCACGAGGGCGTTCTCATGCCCGCCACGACGGCCGAGCGCGCCGTGCTCAAACTCGACGGTGGCTACAACGTCGGTATCGATAGAGAGGGAAGCGAGATCGAGGTCGTCGAGGTTGGTGTCCACGACGTCGGCGGCGCGGACGCGAGCGAGTCCTCGGAGGTGGCGCTCGACGAGGAACTGCCGACGATCGCGCTCGTTTCGACGGGTGGCACGATCGCCTCGACGGTCGACTACCGAACGGGAGCCGTGACGGCGCGGTTCGACGCCGAGGACGTGCTCCAGGCGGTGCCCGATCTCGCGGGGCGGGCGAACTACCGCGGGCGGGTCGTGGCGAACATCCTCTCGGAGAACATGACTCCCGACGTCTGGCAGGAGCTGGCCCAGGCGGTCCACGAAGAGATCGAAGCGGGTGCCGACGGCGTGGTCGTGATGCACGGTACGGACACGATGCAGTTCTCGGCGAGCGCGCTCGCGTTCATGCTCGATACGCCGGTCCCAGTGGTCTTTACGGGCAGCCAGCGCTCGGCCGACCGACCCTCCTCGGACAACGTGATGAACGCCGTCTGTGCGGTCGAGGCGGCCAAGAGCGACTGTGCGGAGGTCATGGTCTGCATGCACGCGAGCGATTCCGACGACCGGTGTGCGCTTCACCGGGGAACCCGCGTGCGGAAGAACCACACCTCGCGCCGTGACGCCTTCGAAACCATCGACGGGACGCCGCTCGGTCACGTCGACTACGAGGCCGACGAAGTGAGCGTCTACGAGGAGTATCGCGAGCGCGGCACAGTTGACCTCGCCATCGCATCGGCGCTCGAAACCGACGTCGAACTGGTGAAGTTCACGCCCGGCACGAGCGAACGATTCCTCGACGTCGTCGAGGGGAGTGCGGGACTCGTCCTCGAAGGCACAGGGTTAGGTCACGTCCACACCGACTGGATACCGCGGATCGAGGAGCTGATCGATGGGGGGACGACGGTCGTGATGACGAGCCAGTGTCTCTCGGGGCGGGTCTGCGATCGGGTCTACGACACCGGGCGCGACCTGCTCGATGCGGGCGTGGTCGAGGCCGAGGACACCCTGTCCGGCACTGCAAAGGTGAAGCTGATGTGGGCGCTGGCGAACGAGGACGACGTCGCCGGGGCGATGAGCACGTCGCTGGCCGGCGAGTGCACCGAGCGATCGGTGCCCGCCGAGAGCCTCGCCGACGGGGGTCGTGTGCAGTGA
- a CDS encoding ribonucleotide-diphosphate reductase subunit beta, whose product MSGTEPPMQIDTDARTYRYYRHAVEKHWDPHEIDLTADRAALADLDEVGFEGLKRALALFGAGEDAVAEDLAPLSVVLDDFEDQLFITTQLYEEAKHADFFDRYWREVIHPAEDDRGAERSSPADERWFSDEYDELFERNERAMARLLDDDTPENRAKAYSHYHMTVEGILAQTGYYGLTRQFDTDTYPDVPHLPGLVEGLTSIRSDEGRHVGFGMAKLKELVESERVDASVIEDTVGELLPLVQASIPDYESDEPGIEPNELVEYATSKHGQRMQQITAASDAIPDVDELTALGD is encoded by the coding sequence ATGTCGGGGACCGAACCGCCGATGCAGATCGACACCGACGCACGAACGTACCGCTACTACCGTCACGCCGTCGAGAAACACTGGGATCCCCACGAGATCGATCTCACAGCCGACCGTGCTGCGCTGGCCGATCTCGACGAGGTCGGTTTCGAGGGGCTCAAGCGTGCGCTCGCGCTGTTCGGTGCTGGCGAGGACGCCGTCGCCGAGGACCTCGCGCCGCTGTCGGTCGTCCTCGACGATTTCGAGGATCAGCTGTTCATCACGACCCAGCTCTACGAGGAGGCCAAACACGCGGACTTCTTCGATCGGTACTGGCGCGAGGTCATTCACCCGGCCGAGGACGACCGCGGTGCGGAGCGCAGCTCGCCGGCTGACGAACGGTGGTTCTCCGACGAATACGACGAACTGTTCGAGCGCAACGAGCGCGCGATGGCACGGCTACTCGACGACGACACGCCGGAAAACCGTGCGAAGGCGTACTCACATTACCACATGACTGTCGAGGGAATTCTCGCTCAAACTGGCTATTACGGCCTCACCCGCCAGTTCGATACCGACACCTACCCCGACGTACCGCACCTGCCGGGGCTCGTCGAGGGGCTCACCTCGATTCGCAGCGACGAGGGTCGCCACGTCGGCTTCGGCATGGCGAAACTCAAGGAGCTCGTCGAAAGCGAACGGGTCGATGCGTCGGTCATCGAGGACACCGTCGGCGAGTTGCTCCCGCTGGTGCAGGCGTCGATCCCCGACTACGAGAGCGACGAACCAGGTATCGAGCCGAACGAACTCGTCGAATACGCCACCAGCAAACACGGCCAGCGCATGCAGCAGATCACCGCCGCGAGCGATGCGATCCCCGACGTCGACGAACTGACCGCGCTCGGCGACTGA
- a CDS encoding DMT family transporter: MVSAWLYLVVAAIFETGWALGLELSDGFTELVPSVATVISMAISVVLLARAVQSLPIGTAYAVWTGIGAALTAILGVVLFDEASSIARFGFIGLIVAGVVGLEVTGH, encoded by the coding sequence ATGGTCTCAGCGTGGCTGTACCTCGTCGTTGCAGCGATCTTCGAAACCGGCTGGGCGCTCGGTCTCGAACTCTCGGACGGCTTCACGGAACTCGTCCCCAGCGTCGCGACGGTGATTTCGATGGCTATCAGCGTCGTGTTGCTGGCCAGAGCCGTACAGTCGCTCCCGATCGGAACGGCCTACGCCGTCTGGACGGGCATTGGAGCCGCCCTGACAGCCATTCTGGGCGTCGTTCTGTTCGACGAGGCCTCGAGCATCGCCCGCTTCGGGTTCATCGGTCTCATCGTCGCTGGCGTCGTCGGACTAGAGGTTACGGGCCATTGA
- a CDS encoding ArsR/SmtB family transcription factor, whose product MDSAALLDLLGNENRRRILRLLAQRPFYVTEISDSLGVSPKAVIDHLRKLEEAGLVESHVDDGRRKYFRIARNLRLEVNVSPYEFGAKSAYPASSSLDLTTCRYVSIDVSRTETSDLAELAADLRRFERLEDELSLAQRWVQGRLAALHDTLTDRLQDRLNGDGIAEHGDARFCAEVLGAIETGTDTADAIAERLGVPLAIVEDALDLLATNDLVHREDGQWTVE is encoded by the coding sequence ATGGACTCCGCGGCGCTGCTCGACCTTCTCGGCAACGAGAACCGCCGACGCATCCTCCGATTGCTCGCCCAGCGGCCGTTCTACGTCACCGAGATCAGCGATTCGCTCGGCGTGAGCCCGAAGGCCGTCATCGACCACCTCCGGAAGCTGGAGGAGGCAGGGTTGGTCGAGAGCCATGTCGACGACGGCCGGCGGAAGTACTTCCGCATCGCGCGCAACCTCAGACTGGAGGTGAACGTCTCGCCGTACGAGTTCGGTGCCAAAAGCGCCTATCCGGCGAGTTCGAGCCTCGATCTCACGACCTGTCGGTACGTCTCCATCGACGTCTCGCGAACGGAGACGAGCGATCTCGCCGAGCTCGCCGCCGATCTCCGTCGGTTCGAGCGACTGGAAGACGAGCTCTCACTGGCCCAGCGCTGGGTGCAAGGCCGGCTGGCAGCGCTACACGACACGCTCACCGACCGCCTCCAGGACCGACTGAACGGTGACGGGATCGCCGAGCACGGCGACGCGCGCTTCTGTGCGGAGGTTCTCGGTGCCATCGAGACCGGCACCGATACCGCCGACGCGATCGCCGAACGGCTGGGCGTCCCGCTGGCGATCGTCGAGGACGCGCTCGATCTGTTGGCAACGAACGACCTCGTCCATCGTGAAGACGGACAGTGGACCGTCGAATGA
- a CDS encoding DUF5802 family protein codes for MFERFSRGYYVGRLSIEPTPDAETGAFIQRATHERLNEQLYAAGEGIERTDLPLVMKLETSHFAVDGDSGVPQDTLWVPESLLAETRIETPPTLREVFLAKADRAAQLLRLSGQAV; via the coding sequence ATGTTCGAACGGTTCTCGCGCGGCTACTACGTCGGCCGGCTCTCCATCGAACCCACCCCCGACGCGGAGACGGGCGCGTTCATCCAGCGCGCCACCCACGAGCGGCTCAACGAGCAGCTGTACGCCGCCGGCGAGGGGATCGAACGGACCGACCTGCCGCTGGTGATGAAGCTCGAAACGAGCCACTTCGCCGTCGACGGCGACAGCGGCGTGCCCCAGGACACGCTCTGGGTGCCCGAATCACTGCTCGCCGAGACCCGCATCGAGACGCCGCCCACTCTCCGGGAGGTGTTCCTCGCCAAGGCCGACCGCGCCGCACAGCTGTTGCGCCTCTCCGGGCAAGCGGTCTGA